A window of the Actinobacillus genomosp. 1 genome harbors these coding sequences:
- a CDS encoding monovalent cation:proton antiporter-2 (CPA2) family protein, giving the protein MAAEGASQLTSVVALLGAAIIAVPIFKRIGLGSVLGYLAGGLAIGPFGFGLFSDPHTILHVAELGVVMFLFLVGLEMQPAHLWGLRKYIFGLGSFQVIGAAIALTGLVMAFGYSWQVAFVSASGFVLTSTAIVMQVLSERGEMTSDRGRKMVSILLFEDMLIVPLLAVVAFLSPIHSSETASTPIWQKIAIAVFAMVFLFIIGTKVLNPFFKMLARTKIREMMTAVALFVVLGSALLMEVSGLSAAMGAFAAGVLLSTSSFRHQLEVDIDPFKGLLLGLFFLAVGMSLDLNVVWDNLGLILSGVALMMLIKGGVIFLVARLSGSNNLDAHDRAIVMAQGGEFAFVLFAAAHAQKVIDDTVHANMTAIVVLSMVFTPLMIIVSQKFIAPRLQKIDEIKPHDHIEEQNPIILVGLGRFGQVVNHLLQMTGYHPTIIELNPKLIAAMKKRGVKSYYGNGAHPDLLKAAGIQTAQMLIVAIDNPQQTLEIVKYARSVNPHIKIIARAYDRYHVYDLVQSGADIEVRETFDSALRTGKQALRELGLDADKVHEIGNMYFGKDRHSVKLMSEVYDPKIERFKNEEMYRIALEQDQEIMAEIQKILARE; this is encoded by the coding sequence ATGGCGGCAGAAGGTGCAAGCCAACTTACCAGTGTGGTAGCTTTATTAGGGGCGGCAATTATTGCCGTACCGATTTTTAAACGTATCGGTTTAGGATCAGTGCTGGGCTATTTAGCCGGCGGTTTAGCCATCGGGCCTTTCGGCTTCGGTTTATTTTCCGATCCGCATACCATTTTACACGTTGCCGAACTCGGCGTGGTGATGTTTCTGTTTTTAGTCGGGTTGGAAATGCAGCCGGCGCATTTATGGGGCTTACGCAAATATATCTTCGGCTTGGGCAGTTTTCAGGTGATTGGCGCGGCGATTGCGCTCACCGGTTTAGTGATGGCATTCGGCTATTCATGGCAAGTGGCATTTGTCAGTGCCTCAGGTTTTGTACTGACTTCTACGGCAATCGTGATGCAGGTGTTAAGCGAACGAGGTGAAATGACTTCTGATCGCGGTCGCAAAATGGTATCGATTTTGCTATTTGAAGATATGTTAATCGTACCGCTATTGGCAGTAGTCGCTTTTCTGTCGCCTATCCATTCCTCGGAAACAGCCAGCACGCCGATTTGGCAAAAAATTGCGATTGCCGTGTTTGCGATGGTTTTCTTATTTATTATCGGCACCAAAGTACTGAATCCGTTCTTTAAAATGCTGGCACGCACCAAAATCCGAGAAATGATGACCGCCGTAGCACTTTTCGTGGTGCTTGGCTCGGCATTATTAATGGAAGTGAGCGGACTTTCCGCAGCAATGGGGGCATTCGCTGCCGGCGTATTGCTTTCCACCTCCAGTTTCCGTCATCAATTAGAAGTGGATATCGACCCGTTTAAAGGATTATTGCTCGGCTTATTTTTCCTTGCGGTCGGAATGTCGCTCGACTTAAATGTGGTGTGGGATAACTTAGGGCTGATTCTCTCCGGTGTGGCATTGATGATGTTGATTAAAGGCGGGGTAATTTTCCTAGTGGCTCGTCTTTCCGGCAGTAACAATTTAGACGCACACGACCGTGCAATCGTAATGGCACAGGGCGGTGAGTTTGCGTTTGTGTTGTTTGCGGCAGCGCACGCTCAAAAAGTGATTGATGACACGGTACACGCCAATATGACGGCAATTGTGGTGCTATCGATGGTCTTCACGCCGTTAATGATTATTGTGAGCCAGAAATTTATCGCGCCTCGTTTGCAAAAAATTGACGAAATTAAACCGCATGATCATATTGAAGAACAGAACCCGATTATCTTGGTCGGCTTGGGTCGTTTCGGACAAGTGGTCAATCATTTATTGCAAATGACAGGTTACCACCCGACTATTATTGAACTGAATCCAAAACTTATCGCTGCAATGAAAAAACGTGGCGTAAAAAGTTATTACGGTAACGGTGCTCACCCTGATTTACTTAAAGCGGCAGGCATTCAAACCGCACAAATGCTGATTGTGGCGATTGATAATCCGCAACAAACCTTAGAAATCGTGAAATACGCACGTAGTGTGAATCCACATATTAAAATTATCGCTCGTGCTTATGACCGTTATCATGTGTACGACTTGGTACAATCCGGAGCGGATATTGAAGTGCGAGAAACCTTTGACAGCGCATTGCGTACCGGTAAACAAGCATTACGAGAACTGGGCTTAGATGCAGACAAAGTACATGAAATCGGTAATATGTACTTCGGTAAAGATCGCCATAGCGTGAAACTTATGTCAGAAGTGTACGACCCGAAAATCGAGCGTTTCAAAAACGAAGAAATGTATCGTATCGCTCTCGAACAAGACCAAGAAATTATGGCGGAAATCCAAAAGATTTTGGCGAGAGAGTAA
- a CDS encoding P-loop NTPase fold protein, with product MNNYITKYLDSYLERKNTDYSVLLTGEWGCGKTHFIKEYQNQKNEYKFIYVSLFGLNSISEINDAIFRELHPILGHKATKYIGGVIASAIKMGFKIDLLGTKEEETTINIDFSKFNPLKDDEYKGIAFIFDDLERTKMGISQVLGFINYLCEQSNGKVIVIANEEKLNKDNNYNEFKEKSI from the coding sequence ATGAATAATTATATTACAAAATACTTAGACTCTTATCTAGAAAGAAAAAATACAGATTATTCTGTTTTATTAACTGGAGAATGGGGGTGTGGTAAAACACATTTCATTAAAGAATATCAAAATCAGAAAAATGAATATAAATTCATATATGTTAGTTTATTTGGATTAAATTCTATTTCTGAAATCAATGATGCAATCTTTAGAGAACTTCACCCTATACTAGGTCATAAAGCAACTAAATATATCGGTGGAGTAATAGCATCAGCTATTAAAATGGGTTTTAAAATCGATCTACTTGGTACAAAGGAAGAAGAAACTACAATTAACATTGATTTTAGTAAATTTAATCCTTTAAAGGACGATGAATATAAGGGAATAGCATTCATATTTGATGATCTTGAACGAACAAAGATGGGTATTTCTCAAGTTTTAGGATTTATAAACTATTTATGTGAGCAATCTAATGGAAAGGTTATTGTTATTGCAAATGAAGAAAAGTTAAATAAAGATAATAATTATAATGAGTTTAAAGAAAAATCAATATGA
- a CDS encoding LysR family transcriptional regulator, with amino-acid sequence MDRITAIQVFLMVAETGSFTATAERLDLSRPKVTRAVALMEEWFNARLLQRTTRHVSLTDAGEQAVEYCQKMTELTSAIEQDFLAKRGELRGSLRIASNAAFGSTHLLNAIRTFLAKHPKLNIQLILADNTVNLVEEGIDLAVRFTNNPDPNVVARPLFTCHSLLVATPAYLAQHGTIHSPQELANHRYLAHANVNRKEWTFIKDGQETVLELTSQLTINDTGALLNFTLADGGIAMLPKYFIEQQLKNNQLQIVLPDWQMPTYQVYAVYPSRRQLPQTVRSFVDFLVEEFEGRGGW; translated from the coding sequence ATGGATAGAATTACCGCAATTCAAGTGTTTTTAATGGTGGCGGAAACGGGCAGTTTTACCGCAACGGCGGAACGATTGGATCTTTCACGCCCGAAAGTTACCCGTGCGGTTGCCCTTATGGAAGAATGGTTTAATGCTCGGCTTTTGCAGCGCACTACCCGCCATGTTTCATTGACCGATGCAGGCGAACAAGCGGTCGAATATTGTCAAAAAATGACGGAATTAACCTCGGCTATTGAACAAGATTTTTTAGCTAAACGAGGGGAATTGCGAGGCTCATTGCGAATTGCCTCGAACGCAGCATTTGGCAGCACCCATTTGCTCAATGCGATTCGTACTTTTTTAGCCAAACATCCAAAGCTGAATATTCAACTGATTTTGGCGGATAACACGGTAAATTTAGTTGAAGAGGGAATCGATCTTGCCGTTCGTTTTACTAACAATCCCGATCCAAATGTTGTAGCTCGCCCATTATTCACTTGCCATTCTTTATTAGTGGCAACGCCTGCCTATTTAGCTCAGCACGGCACAATTCACTCACCGCAAGAATTAGCTAATCATCGCTATTTAGCACACGCAAATGTAAACCGAAAAGAGTGGACATTTATCAAAGACGGGCAAGAAACCGTGTTGGAACTAACCAGCCAACTCACCATCAACGACACAGGGGCATTACTTAATTTCACCTTAGCAGACGGTGGCATCGCAATGTTGCCGAAATATTTTATTGAGCAACAACTCAAAAACAATCAACTACAAATTGTGCTACCCGATTGGCAAATGCCGACTTATCAAGTGTACGCCGTCTATCCCTCCCGCCGCCAACTCCCCCAAACCGTCCGCAGCTTTGTGGATTTTTTAGTGGAAGAGTTTGAGGGGAGGGGGGGTTGGTAG
- a CDS encoding nuclear transport factor 2 family protein, with protein MKKLLKTAVISTALLATTAAMAHTTPEQNKKNALEFYELVFNKHKVQEGTDKYIGKEYLQHNPTVADGGKAFVDAFAPFLKEHPQSRAEIKRVVAEGDLVMLHVHSTLNAQDKGEAVVDIFRFDENGKIVEHWDIIQAVPEKTASGRSMF; from the coding sequence ATGAAAAAATTACTTAAAACTGCAGTAATTTCAACCGCACTTTTAGCCACAACAGCGGCAATGGCACACACCACACCGGAGCAAAATAAGAAAAACGCTCTTGAATTTTATGAATTAGTGTTCAACAAACACAAAGTACAAGAAGGCACAGACAAATATATCGGCAAAGAATATTTACAGCACAACCCAACCGTAGCGGACGGTGGCAAAGCGTTTGTGGACGCATTTGCGCCGTTCTTAAAAGAACATCCGCAATCTCGTGCTGAAATCAAACGAGTGGTGGCGGAAGGTGATTTAGTGATGTTGCACGTTCATAGCACATTAAATGCGCAGGATAAAGGCGAAGCGGTGGTGGATATTTTCCGCTTTGACGAAAACGGCAAAATCGTAGAACACTGGGACATAATCCAAGCCGTACCAGAAAAAACGGCGAGCGGTCGTTCAATGTTCTAA
- a CDS encoding GlxA family transcriptional regulator: MKTVALILYPHFSLFHFAVPQMVFSATGLANEPLFDLKIVAEQPEISLSGGSLVQADSDLRLLETADIIIVPAWNDFDEKPTAALQTALQQANARGAMLVGLCLGTYALAYSGLLDGKRAATHWMGEADFHQRFPQVRLDLNALYVQQGNLMTSAGTAAGLDCCLAIVREIYGVKTANHLARLFVTPPHREGGQAQFIEQPVPRKTPDENINELLDDIRKNLQVVYFIDEIANRLSMSRSTFTRHFRKATGQSFAQWLIDTRLQKARDLLESTTLSIEQIAEQIGFQSAVSFRQHFKQRFHVSPNEWRRTFGEWG; this comes from the coding sequence GTGAAAACTGTCGCCCTTATCCTTTACCCACATTTTAGCTTATTTCATTTTGCCGTGCCACAAATGGTATTTTCCGCAACAGGATTGGCAAATGAACCGTTATTTGACTTGAAAATTGTGGCAGAACAACCTGAAATCTCGCTTTCAGGCGGTTCATTGGTGCAAGCCGACAGCGATTTAAGGCTGCTTGAAACCGCTGATATTATTATCGTCCCCGCTTGGAATGATTTTGATGAAAAGCCAACCGCGGCATTGCAAACGGCGTTGCAACAAGCCAATGCCCGTGGCGCAATGCTTGTCGGGTTGTGTTTAGGCACTTACGCCTTGGCATATTCAGGTTTATTAGATGGCAAACGGGCGGCAACCCATTGGATGGGCGAAGCAGATTTTCATCAACGTTTTCCACAAGTGCGGTTAGATTTGAACGCACTTTATGTGCAACAAGGCAACTTGATGACATCCGCCGGCACAGCTGCTGGGCTGGATTGTTGTTTGGCGATTGTGCGGGAAATTTATGGTGTAAAAACGGCTAATCATTTAGCTCGGCTTTTTGTTACGCCGCCCCATCGTGAAGGTGGTCAGGCACAATTTATCGAACAGCCCGTACCACGTAAAACACCTGATGAAAACATCAACGAACTGCTGGACGACATTCGCAAAAATCTGCAAGTGGTCTACTTTATTGACGAAATTGCAAATCGTTTGTCAATGAGCCGTAGCACCTTTACTCGTCATTTCCGTAAAGCCACAGGACAATCCTTCGCGCAATGGTTGATTGACACCCGCTTGCAAAAAGCTCGTGATTTACTAGAAAGCACCACACTCTCTATCGAACAAATTGCAGAACAAATCGGTTTCCAAAGTGCGGTCAGTTTCCGACAACATTTCAAACAACGCTTCCACGTCAGCCCAAATGAATGGCGGAGGACTTTTGGGGAGTGGGGGTAA
- a CDS encoding AAA family ATPase: MNQKSKQQSQSLQDLDKIINASKTAMQDRISNLLKQLNANMHEREQILAITLLGAISGQNTFLYGPPGTAKSLISRRLACAFETSNYFECLMNRFTTPEEIFGPISIQELKADRYIRQVEGYLPTADFAFLDEIWKSSPAILNNLLTIINEHIFKNGNERIDVPLKSLISASNEVPAENQGLDALYDRFILRLLVPPIQENENFNQLLNSKPSSEKPTISPELVISSKELMQWREQLHNVSLSNDTLLIIKYIRQELADKFDELKVYVSDRRWQRAALLLKASAFCNGRKETNHSDVVLLKYCLWTTPENREAVENIVMNAIKECGFDSGVDLADLDREKDKLDKEINKEIYYSEDIYETIKFSNGQEFFKVEKSVSRKNYANDRYYNREFSGYIPIDKFKTKDKFYLIDENGNSMNNIECTFNGQGSCIIKYSERYGYEYNDVKFTPKKLIHKGDKKPEVNKRLIKSLSESVKEIRQELTAVLEQLENKNKNYKKQLQSPFVTENEINVAVSGILKQIEQLKLRITDCERLESLCQ, from the coding sequence ATGAATCAAAAATCTAAACAACAAAGCCAATCTTTACAAGATCTTGATAAAATCATTAATGCTTCAAAAACAGCCATGCAAGATCGCATATCTAACCTACTCAAACAACTCAATGCCAATATGCACGAAAGAGAGCAAATTTTAGCTATTACATTATTAGGGGCTATTTCTGGTCAAAATACTTTTCTTTATGGTCCACCAGGAACTGCTAAAAGTTTGATTTCAAGAAGATTAGCTTGTGCATTTGAAACCTCAAATTATTTCGAGTGTTTAATGAACCGCTTTACAACACCAGAAGAAATTTTTGGTCCAATCTCTATTCAAGAATTAAAAGCTGATCGTTATATCCGTCAAGTGGAAGGATATTTACCAACTGCAGATTTTGCTTTTTTAGATGAAATTTGGAAATCTAGCCCTGCTATTTTGAATAATCTTCTCACTATTATTAATGAACATATTTTCAAAAATGGTAATGAAAGAATTGATGTTCCACTAAAATCTCTAATTTCTGCATCTAATGAAGTTCCAGCCGAGAATCAGGGATTAGATGCTTTATATGACCGTTTTATTCTTCGCCTTCTTGTTCCTCCAATTCAAGAAAATGAAAATTTCAATCAGCTACTAAATAGTAAACCGAGTTCAGAAAAACCAACCATAAGCCCCGAATTAGTTATTAGTTCTAAAGAACTTATGCAATGGCGAGAGCAATTACATAATGTATCGCTTAGCAATGATACCCTGTTAATTATCAAATATATTCGCCAAGAATTAGCTGATAAATTTGATGAGTTGAAAGTATATGTTTCAGACAGACGTTGGCAACGAGCTGCATTGCTGTTGAAGGCATCTGCATTCTGTAATGGACGTAAGGAAACAAACCATAGTGATGTTGTTTTATTAAAATATTGTTTATGGACTACCCCTGAAAATCGTGAAGCGGTAGAAAATATTGTAATGAATGCAATCAAAGAATGCGGTTTTGACAGTGGGGTTGATTTGGCTGATTTAGATAGAGAAAAAGATAAATTAGATAAAGAGATTAACAAAGAGATTTATTACTCTGAGGATATTTATGAAACTATAAAATTCTCAAATGGACAAGAGTTTTTCAAAGTGGAAAAGTCTGTTTCTAGAAAAAATTATGCTAATGATAGATATTACAATCGTGAATTTTCAGGATATATTCCTATTGATAAATTTAAAACAAAAGATAAATTCTATCTAATAGACGAAAATGGAAATTCTATGAATAATATTGAATGCACATTTAATGGTCAAGGAAGCTGTATAATAAAATATAGTGAGAGATATGGTTATGAATATAATGACGTAAAGTTTACTCCTAAAAAATTAATTCACAAGGGAGATAAAAAACCAGAAGTTAATAAAAGATTGATTAAATCTTTATCTGAATCTGTTAAAGAAATTCGTCAAGAATTAACTGCAGTTTTAGAGCAATTAGAGAATAAAAATAAAAACTACAAAAAACAACTACAAAGCCCATTTGTTACTGAAAATGAAATTAATGTAGCAGTAAGTGGTATTTTAAAACAAATTGAGCAACTCAAATTGCGTATTACAGACTGCGAACGCTTGGAGTCGTTATGTCAATAA
- a CDS encoding VWA domain-containing protein codes for MSINLLSEKGIIKKSLSEKYEELIQRPQLAEYLNDHICNWFKKAEKFIQQENPFPRFRQQWKIWNSEFHKNKSILNDKAIQECQAFCKSVGIPFDYSFWHKKLESNNEEKEVASNLLLKEWQKNLDKSQAQWELEQIELARKKFLTELEKWLELIQQLDRQLSPLGLDFGIWFDDSLGSLTPQSIKELTRWANYFAQDKEAQKIADLLGKMRQIEQSSKIETITQTISVSVPVTDINSKEEIIGLKLGKELEYVIPSELALMADPETAILFDLKYLESKLVCFELQGTTFQDEQNEITTEIESKEDDKLGPMILCVDTSGSMSGTPENIAKAMSLYLGNKAKSEQRKCFVINFSTGIETFEISATKGIADLVSFLSKSFHGGTDAAPALRYALSLCQSENYEKADILMISDFVMGSLPETLLSDIKKQREKGNQFHSLVIGNLFMENRLKTHFDNEWIYNPNSHQIEQLVKFQQNIKLN; via the coding sequence ATGTCAATAAACTTGTTATCAGAAAAAGGGATTATCAAAAAATCCCTTTCTGAAAAATATGAAGAGCTTATTCAGAGACCACAACTTGCTGAATATTTAAATGATCATATCTGTAATTGGTTTAAGAAAGCAGAAAAATTTATTCAACAAGAAAATCCATTTCCAAGATTCCGACAGCAATGGAAAATATGGAATAGCGAATTTCATAAGAATAAATCTATTTTAAATGATAAAGCTATCCAAGAATGCCAAGCTTTTTGTAAATCAGTAGGTATTCCTTTTGATTATTCTTTTTGGCATAAAAAATTAGAAAGTAATAATGAAGAAAAAGAAGTAGCTTCTAATTTATTATTAAAAGAGTGGCAAAAAAATCTAGATAAATCACAAGCCCAATGGGAATTAGAGCAGATTGAACTTGCAAGAAAAAAATTCCTTACAGAGTTGGAAAAATGGTTGGAACTTATTCAACAATTAGATCGACAACTTTCTCCTTTGGGCTTAGATTTTGGAATTTGGTTTGATGATAGTTTAGGTTCTTTAACCCCACAATCAATTAAAGAACTTACTCGTTGGGCAAATTATTTTGCACAGGATAAAGAAGCACAAAAAATCGCAGATTTATTAGGTAAAATGCGACAGATTGAGCAATCATCAAAGATAGAAACTATTACTCAAACAATTAGCGTGTCCGTGCCTGTTACCGATATTAATTCTAAAGAAGAAATTATTGGTCTTAAATTAGGGAAAGAATTGGAATATGTGATTCCTTCTGAATTAGCATTAATGGCAGATCCTGAAACAGCTATTTTATTTGACTTAAAATATTTGGAATCAAAGTTAGTTTGTTTCGAATTACAAGGAACAACATTTCAAGATGAACAAAATGAAATTACTACTGAAATAGAATCAAAGGAAGATGATAAACTTGGACCAATGATTTTATGTGTGGATACAAGTGGTTCAATGAGTGGGACACCTGAAAATATTGCTAAAGCGATGTCTTTATATTTAGGAAATAAAGCTAAATCAGAACAAAGAAAATGTTTTGTTATTAATTTCTCAACAGGTATTGAGACATTTGAAATTAGTGCAACAAAAGGTATTGCGGATTTAGTTTCTTTTTTGAGTAAATCATTCCACGGTGGGACTGATGCCGCTCCAGCATTACGATATGCATTGTCATTATGCCAATCAGAAAATTATGAAAAAGCAGATATTTTGATGATTTCTGATTTTGTGATGGGATCATTACCTGAAACCTTACTTAGCGACATAAAAAAACAAAGAGAAAAAGGCAATCAATTCCACTCTTTAGTGATTGGTAATTTATTTATGGAAAATAGATTAAAAACACATTTTGATAATGAATGGATCTATAATCCAAATTCACATCAAATAGAACAACTTGTGAAATTCCAACAAAATATCAAGCTAAATTAA
- a CDS encoding glutathione S-transferase family protein: protein MITLHYLKQSCSHRIVWLLEALGLDYELKIYDRLEGTGFAPAELKAQHPLGKAPVLQDGDLVLAEGNAIIQHLLDRYDTENRFTQAHKTDAYSNYVYWLAISASMFSANLLALVSKKGDLGDFAQYTNAQVGLYFNHVEQSLEGKTWIVGEQLTGADFALSFPLQWGLNYVNKADYPNITRYLEQIETHPAYLKANEKTAGGLDLSRF from the coding sequence ATGATCACGTTACACTATCTAAAACAATCTTGTTCACACCGTATTGTATGGCTACTTGAAGCCTTAGGTTTGGACTACGAACTAAAAATTTATGACCGCTTAGAAGGCACCGGCTTCGCACCGGCAGAACTGAAAGCACAACATCCGCTTGGCAAAGCTCCTGTATTGCAAGACGGCGATTTAGTGTTAGCGGAAGGCAATGCAATTATCCAACACTTGCTCGACCGCTACGACACGGAAAACCGTTTTACCCAAGCACACAAAACGGACGCTTATTCCAATTACGTTTACTGGCTAGCGATTTCAGCGTCAATGTTCTCCGCAAACTTACTGGCGTTAGTCTCGAAGAAAGGTGATTTAGGCGACTTCGCCCAATACACTAATGCGCAAGTTGGTTTATATTTCAATCATGTAGAACAATCGCTAGAAGGCAAAACTTGGATCGTAGGCGAACAACTCACCGGCGCAGATTTTGCATTAAGTTTCCCACTACAATGGGGCTTAAACTATGTGAACAAAGCGGATTACCCAAATATCACCCGTTACCTAGAACAAATCGAAACCCACCCTGCTTATCTCAAAGCGAATGAGAAAACAGCAGGGGGATTAGATTTGAGTCGATTCTAA
- a CDS encoding ester cyclase: MSFQKEQMQRFQTAINTADEALMCELVADDAPFYTPMSPEPMVGGKGYLAIVHLFRQSFPDVQWQAEAMVEEGNIVVVQWLCTGTHLGDFMGKAPTGNKFATRIMNFYYFNKQGKIINDVAAEGLIKIVEAVGLLGR, from the coding sequence ATGAGTTTTCAAAAAGAGCAAATGCAACGTTTTCAAACTGCCATTAACACTGCTGATGAAGCATTAATGTGTGAGTTAGTAGCTGACGATGCCCCATTTTATACACCAATGTCTCCTGAACCAATGGTTGGCGGAAAAGGTTATCTGGCGATTGTTCATTTATTCCGCCAAAGCTTCCCTGATGTTCAATGGCAAGCCGAAGCAATGGTCGAAGAAGGCAATATCGTTGTGGTGCAATGGCTATGCACAGGCACTCACTTGGGCGATTTTATGGGTAAAGCCCCTACGGGGAATAAATTCGCAACACGCATAATGAATTTTTATTACTTCAATAAACAAGGCAAAATTATCAACGATGTAGCAGCAGAAGGCTTAATCAAAATCGTTGAGGCTGTCGGTTTGTTAGGTCGCTAA
- a CDS encoding DUF1330 domain-containing protein, protein MAAYVVFIRDEMKDQTAYDEYLQLGVPTLAPYGGEILVANGECQALEGAEIDGSVVLRFPDMAAARAWYTSPEYEKIKSMRLNATLGRAVLLNGIA, encoded by the coding sequence ATGGCAGCCTATGTGGTTTTTATTCGTGACGAAATGAAAGATCAAACCGCTTACGATGAGTATTTACAACTAGGCGTGCCGACACTGGCTCCGTATGGTGGCGAGATTTTGGTGGCAAACGGTGAATGTCAAGCCCTTGAGGGTGCGGAAATTGACGGTTCCGTAGTGTTACGCTTTCCTGATATGGCGGCCGCCCGAGCTTGGTACACCAGCCCTGAATACGAAAAAATCAAATCAATGCGTTTGAATGCAACACTAGGGCGTGCGGTACTATTAAATGGTATTGCTTAA
- a CDS encoding organic hydroperoxide resistance protein — MKIFYQTSATATGGRDGHTRVDDGSLGLDLVGFQNESGKEGANPEQLFAMGYAACFDNAIIHVAPTLGIKPTKHSTTVGVGIGQKPDGAFGFEIDITITVEGLSVEEAKTLIEKAHATCPYSNATRGNVDVRLHVNVMQIFDL, encoded by the coding sequence ATGAAAATTTTTTACCAAACATCAGCAACAGCAACAGGCGGTCGTGACGGACATACACGAGTAGATGACGGTTCACTCGGTTTAGATTTAGTTGGTTTCCAAAACGAAAGTGGCAAAGAAGGTGCTAACCCTGAACAGCTTTTCGCAATGGGCTACGCAGCGTGCTTTGACAATGCAATTATTCACGTTGCTCCAACACTAGGCATTAAACCGACTAAACACTCAACGACTGTTGGCGTGGGTATCGGTCAAAAACCAGACGGTGCATTCGGCTTTGAGATCGACATCACCATTACCGTGGAAGGCTTAAGCGTAGAAGAGGCGAAAACCTTAATCGAAAAAGCCCACGCAACTTGCCCATACTCAAATGCAACCCGTGGCAACGTGGACGTGCGTTTACACGTGAATGTGATGCAAATCTTTGATCTATAA
- a CDS encoding NADH-dependent flavin oxidoreductase, with protein sequence MNSLFQTYTLNNGVEIKNRLVVAPMTHFGSNKDGTLGEQERTFISNRAVDMGMFITAATLVAKNGKTFVGQPEALDDSHLDSLRETAKVLQAQGTKAILQIHHGGVNAQANLTDGQALISASDHAESGAKAATADEVVALIQAYTNAAELAIRAGFDGVEIHGANGYLIQQFFSGEFNRRTDEWGGSLEKRLRFPLAIVDSVIALKEKYAKPEFIVGYRFSPEEPGENGLTMADTFALIDALVEKPLQYLHVSLHEFDKKARRGAETNLTRMQLIHERINGKLPLIGVGGLLSGEQIRAAFQTGWAEFIGLGKAVMVNPNIATLLKENRDSEIATELDPTRADQYGMPDILWGLCQQGGAWLPPVKGQDWKPLDI encoded by the coding sequence ATGAATTCACTTTTTCAAACTTATACATTAAACAATGGCGTAGAAATTAAAAACCGCTTGGTGGTTGCACCAATGACTCACTTCGGTTCAAACAAAGACGGTACATTAGGCGAGCAAGAACGTACTTTTATTAGCAACCGTGCGGTGGATATGGGGATGTTTATCACAGCGGCTACGTTAGTGGCGAAAAATGGTAAAACCTTTGTAGGACAACCTGAAGCCCTTGACGATAGCCACTTAGACAGCTTGCGTGAAACGGCAAAAGTGTTGCAAGCGCAAGGTACCAAAGCAATTTTACAAATTCATCACGGTGGCGTGAATGCACAAGCAAATTTAACAGACGGACAAGCACTGATTAGTGCCTCAGACCACGCTGAAAGCGGTGCAAAAGCAGCAACTGCAGACGAAGTGGTGGCGTTAATTCAAGCCTATACCAATGCGGCAGAATTAGCGATCCGTGCAGGCTTTGACGGTGTGGAAATTCACGGCGCGAATGGCTATTTGATCCAACAATTCTTCTCGGGCGAATTTAACCGCCGTACAGATGAATGGGGTGGTAGCCTTGAAAAACGCTTACGTTTCCCATTGGCGATTGTGGACTCAGTTATTGCATTAAAAGAGAAATATGCAAAACCTGAATTTATCGTGGGTTACCGTTTCTCGCCAGAAGAACCGGGCGAAAATGGCTTAACAATGGCAGATACTTTCGCTTTAATTGATGCGTTAGTGGAAAAACCATTGCAATACTTACACGTTTCATTGCACGAATTTGACAAAAAAGCACGTCGTGGTGCAGAGACCAACCTCACTCGTATGCAACTTATTCACGAACGCATTAACGGCAAATTGCCATTAATCGGTGTAGGAGGCTTACTTTCAGGTGAGCAAATCCGAGCGGCATTCCAAACAGGTTGGGCGGAATTTATCGGCTTAGGTAAAGCGGTAATGGTCAATCCAAACATTGCGACTTTATTGAAAGAAAACCGTGATAGCGAAATCGCAACCGAGCTTGATCCAACTCGTGCCGACCAATACGGAATGCCGGACATTCTATGGGGCTTATGCCAACAAGGTGGTGCGTGGTTGCCACCTGTGAAAGGTCAAGACTGGAAACCATTAGATATTTAA